The window CACAGGACCAGCGTCGGCACGCTGACGTTGCGCAGCACATCTTGCCGGTCGGGCCGGTCGCGCAGGGCAAGTGACTGGTTCTCGAAGACTGCGGGGCCCAGGTCCATGGCCATCTTCATGCACAGATCCAGAATGGCCTGCTTGCCGGGACCATCGGCCAGATAGTTCGGCTTCATCTCGTCGCGGATCACCTCTCGCAACTGTCCGGCCTGCACGGCGGCAATCTGCGGCGCGCGACGGGCCTGCACCTCGGGCAGTTCAGCGCGAGGGTTGGTGTCCAGCAGGGCCAGGCGTTCGATCCGGTCGGGCGCCTGGGCCAGGACCTCCATCGCGACAATCCCGCCCATGGACAGCCCGGCCAATGCGAAACGTGGCGGGGCATGGGCCAGCACCTCGGCTGCCAGCGCGGCCATCGTGGCGTGCCCTGCAATCGGCGGCAGATGTAGCGTGCGATCCAGTCCGAGTGCGGCGATCTGCGGGGCAAACAGCCGCGCGTCGCACATCATCCCGGGCAGCAGGACCAGCGGCGTCATGAGACCAGCGCCGCCCCATCGGCCATGGCTTTCAGCTTGGCATAGGCGATATCGGGATCGACCGCGCCAAAGCCTGCGAATGTTCCAAAACCGCAATCCGACCCCGCGATTACCCGATCATTGCCGACAATCTCTGCAAAGCGCGTCAGGCGCTGTGCCACCAGTTCCGGGTGCTCGACGAAATTGGTCGTGGTATCTACCACACCGGGAACGAGGATCCGGTCATCAGGAATATCGGCTTTGCGGTCCCGAAAGGTGGTCCATTCGTGCCCGTGGCGTGGGTTCGAGGTTTCAAAGAGCAGATAGCGCGCCTTGACCGACATCAGCGTGTCGAACATCTGGGCCATCGGAATGTCGCAGATATGCGGCCCCTCGTAATTGCCCCAGCAGATGTGAATGCGCACGCGATCCTGTGGAATATCGGCCAATGCGTGGTTCAGCGCCTCGACATGGCTGTTGGCGACGCGCACGAATTCCGCATCCGTCAGATCGGTGAACAGCATGTGGCGTGACAGGGCCAGATCCGGGCAATCCAGTTGCAGATCCAGCCCGGCGGCGACGATGGTTTCGTATTCGGCCTTCATGGCATCGGCCAGCGCGGCCAAATAGGCCTCGCGCGTCTTGTAGTAGTCGTTCTGCAGGAACAGCGAGATCACGCCCGGCGAGGCTGCGTTCATAAAACCGCGCGACACACCATGTTCGGACATCGCGGCCTTGAGGTTGGCGATGTCCTTTTGCAGTTCGTCCTGACCTTTGGATTTCACCTCGCCCACGCACATCGGCCGCGCGTATTGCGGTGTGCCACCGGACTCGGCGATCCGCTTCAGAAAGCCGGGAAACCGCTTGAGATCGGCGGGCGCGTTGCGCGGGCTATCGCCGTCAAAGCCGGTGTAGCGGTCCTTCACATAGGTCGCATAGCTGATCTTTGACGTCTCGCCATCCGAAACGATATCAACGCCGGCCTCGACCTGTTTGCGCACGGTGTCCGAAACAGCACGGGTCATTGCAGCGTCGAACGCGTTCGGGTCGAACGGCGTGCCGTGTTCGCGGGCAAAGATGAAATCGACGACCTCTTGCGTGCGGGGCAGGCTGCCGACATGGGTGGTCAGGATGGTCATGGTCACCTCGGGGTTCGGGGCGCCAACCAGCGCCCCTTTGGGATCAGGGTTGCCAGGTCAGACCGGCCGGATCGCTGGTGCCGACTGCACGATACAGCGCCGCCTCTCCAGTCATGGAGGGGGTGACCGCATAGTCCAGATTTTCCGGCACACTCATGGTGTCGCCCGGTGCCAGCGTCGCCGCGCCGCCATCCCAGACCACCTTCCAGTGTCCCGTGACCGGCATCAGCACAGCGGGGTAAGCATGGCCTGAGGGCGTGTCCCGGGCTGAAGCGCGGGTGATGAAGTCCACCTCGAAGCCGGGCTTGTCGCGCAGCTTGGCATCCGCGCCGATGACCTTGGCGGGCTGCCGATCTGCAAGCGCCACCAGATCCAGATATCGCGCAACATAGTTCGGCACGACATCTGCCGTGGTCGGCTCGGGGATGGCTTTCAACTGCTCGTCCGTCAGCAGCGGCATGGGCTTTACGCCGTCGGGCAGCGTCTGGCCCTTCTTGCTGTCGTAAAGCTTGCCTGTTTCGGACAGGATCAGCCCGTGATCCTTTGCGTCTTCGATCACCTGCGGCGCCCAGATGACGCCGCCGCCGGCATCGTCACCGCCAAGGATCGCCATGATCATGCCGTAATCCGTGCCGATATTCTCGAACCCGCGAAAGATGCCGGTCGGGATGTTGAAGATATCACCCGGCTCCAGCACCACCTCGCCGGCATCGCCCCACCGGCCCCAGAAAAAGCGCCAGCGTCCCTTGAGCACAAAGAAAACCTCGGCGGTGCGGTGGACATGCAGGCTGTTGCGGCATTTCGGCGGCTGACCCGCTGCACCGATATTAAAGCCG is drawn from Paracoccus tegillarcae and contains these coding sequences:
- a CDS encoding alpha/beta fold hydrolase, with the translated sequence MTPLVLLPGMMCDARLFAPQIAALGLDRTLHLPPIAGHATMAALAAEVLAHAPPRFALAGLSMGGIVAMEVLAQAPDRIERLALLDTNPRAELPEVQARRAPQIAAVQAGQLREVIRDEMKPNYLADGPGKQAILDLCMKMAMDLGPAVFENQSLALRDRPDRQDVLRNVSVPTLVLCGRDDRLCPVERHELMHDLIPGSTLEIINGAAHLPVLEKPQETTAALARWLEA
- a CDS encoding cobalamin-independent methionine synthase II family protein, with amino-acid sequence MTILTTHVGSLPRTQEVVDFIFAREHGTPFDPNAFDAAMTRAVSDTVRKQVEAGVDIVSDGETSKISYATYVKDRYTGFDGDSPRNAPADLKRFPGFLKRIAESGGTPQYARPMCVGEVKSKGQDELQKDIANLKAAMSEHGVSRGFMNAASPGVISLFLQNDYYKTREAYLAALADAMKAEYETIVAAGLDLQLDCPDLALSRHMLFTDLTDAEFVRVANSHVEALNHALADIPQDRVRIHICWGNYEGPHICDIPMAQMFDTLMSVKARYLLFETSNPRHGHEWTTFRDRKADIPDDRILVPGVVDTTTNFVEHPELVAQRLTRFAEIVGNDRVIAGSDCGFGTFAGFGAVDPDIAYAKLKAMADGAALVS
- a CDS encoding cupin domain-containing protein, producing MTPLDMEERIVRYGDLQPCKTAFIDAHTPGSDQKENFTIIGGGVSESPDQHVHISIPHGFNIGAAGQPPKCRNSLHVHRTAEVFFVLKGRWRFFWGRWGDAGEVVLEPGDIFNIPTGIFRGFENIGTDYGMIMAILGGDDAGGGVIWAPQVIEDAKDHGLILSETGKLYDSKKGQTLPDGVKPMPLLTDEQLKAIPEPTTADVVPNYVARYLDLVALADRQPAKVIGADAKLRDKPGFEVDFITRASARDTPSGHAYPAVLMPVTGHWKVVWDGGAATLAPGDTMSVPENLDYAVTPSMTGEAALYRAVGTSDPAGLTWQP